The Pelodiscus sinensis isolate JC-2024 chromosome 13, ASM4963464v1, whole genome shotgun sequence genome includes a region encoding these proteins:
- the LOC102454908 gene encoding syntaxin-3-like, with translation MKDRLEELRVRVNEDEDSLDIDDTLSFDNPIFQEDETNPMSKIFQEVSDLSLALNKLEELAETIDKKQQQVLCCTTEESIYEEKKELSIIKASFTSQAKVIQPQLNGIQDTLARDSKQWLAGYRIHQSQLSILISQYRDIITHHYAKEMEYVGKLKEQIVRQTELAGLSLCEEDINQLVESHLAPRIVGQDLEMLKAKQHLAMAQVRHQQLLDLEAQISELHSLFLHLEVLVSESYDVINNIEYNILHTLDYVSQSNEEVKKALKYERQSRISAMLSAMLGLCACCACLSCVAGKVR, from the coding sequence ATGAAGGACAGGCTGGAGGAATTGAGGGTCCGAGTTAATGAAGATGAGGACTCTTTGGATATTGATGATACTCTCTCATTTGATAACCCTATTTTCCAGGAGGATGAGACCAATCCCATGAGCAAAATATTCCAGGAAGTGTCAGATCTCTCACTGGCCCTGAATAAACTGGAGGAGTTAGCAGAGACCATTgacaagaagcagcagcaggtgctgTGCTGTACCACTGAGGAGAGCATTTATGAAGAAAAGAAAGAGCTAAGTATCATTAAAGCCTCCTTCACTAGTCAGGCTAAAGTCATCCAGCCTCAGCTCAATGGGATTCAAGACACACTGGCCCGAGATAGCAAACAATGGCTGGCCGGATACCGCATCCACCAGAGCCAGCTCTCCATCCTAATCAGCCAGTACCGAGACATCATCACGCACCATTATGCCAAGGAGATGGAATACGTGGGGAAGTTGAAGGAACAGATTGTGAGGCAAACTGAGCTGGCGGGCTTGAGCCTATGTGAAGAGGACATTAATCAGCTAGTGGAAAGCCACCTGGCACCTCGTATTGTGGGCCAAGACCTGGAAATGCTCAAGGCCAAGCAGCACTTGGCCATGGCCCAGGTACGCCACCAGCAGCTGCTGGACCTAGAAGCCCAGATCAGTGAGCTGCACTCACTGTTCCTGCACTTGGAGGTGCTGGTTTCAGAGTCATACGATGTCATCAACAACATTGAGTACAACATCCTGCATACACTTGATTATGTCTCCCAGTCCAATGaggaggtgaagaaagccctAAAGTACGAGCGCCAGTCGCGGATCTCGGCTATGCTGTCAGCGATGCTGGGCCTTTGTGCATGTTGCGCGTGTTTATCATGTGTAGCTGGCAAAGTGCGGTGA